The proteins below are encoded in one region of Dyella jiangningensis:
- a CDS encoding S9 family peptidase: protein MRQLLFAGLAALAALPAAAMSPAAPGGQLDLETIMANPDWIGAAVESPYWSVDGHSLYYSLKRDGSKVRDLYRVDPATGQSVKLDPAAMAQAEGPAVFDRSHRHAAYIFHGDVFMQDLATGRRVQVTQTPESESSPRFSSDGRSLQFRMGINWFVYNLASGATAPAATLRFADDPQAKKHNDLERDQLALFKSLRENKADKDAQRTRDDELIAADAGRAPKPIYLGESGEPADTELSPDGRWMLVVTKPKGSKGGKRPEITHYVTESGYAEQQETRSYVGRDDPAPQSLVLVDLKAATFYPLKTDGLPGIKDDPLKDIRAKTIAALQKDGKDDEAKALKAPDLRAVRIVSNADDGGGGGIAWSDDGQNVAIQLRAIDNKDRWIASVDFDKHALVPQHRLTDHAWINWNFNDFGWLKDGRTLWYLSEETGYSQLYTKSLAGKAKALTSGKFEVSHPVLSEDGQWFYVRTNQVAPYSYDVYRVPAAGGELARVTQYQGMDDFALSPDGRKLAVLHSSPYVLAQLAVQDAAGGTPRELTNTMKPEFTAHQWLQPQIVPVASSHGAGTIWAKYYGPSDAGTTASRPAVIFVHGAGYLQNVTLSYSNYFREQMFHNLLVQQGYVVLDIDYRASEGYGRDWRTAIYRQMGHPELEDLLDGKAWLVKNRGVDPRRVGIYGGSYGGFMTLMALLRAPGEFAAGSALRPVTDWTSYNHEYTSNILNDPQLDPEAYAASSPIMYADKLQDPLLMQHGLIDDNVVASDTVRMYQRFIELHKNNFWMSLYPMERHGFVHPDSWHDEYRRIDELFNTYVKPVKQ from the coding sequence ATGCGCCAACTGCTGTTCGCCGGCCTTGCCGCCCTCGCCGCGTTGCCCGCGGCCGCCATGTCGCCAGCTGCGCCGGGCGGACAGCTGGACCTGGAAACCATCATGGCCAATCCGGATTGGATCGGCGCCGCGGTGGAATCGCCCTACTGGAGCGTGGACGGGCACAGTCTGTATTACTCGCTCAAGCGCGATGGCAGCAAGGTGCGCGACCTGTACCGCGTCGACCCGGCCACCGGCCAGAGCGTGAAGCTCGACCCGGCCGCGATGGCGCAAGCGGAAGGTCCGGCGGTGTTCGACCGTTCGCATCGCCATGCCGCGTACATCTTCCACGGCGATGTCTTCATGCAGGACCTCGCCACCGGCCGGCGCGTGCAGGTGACGCAGACGCCGGAGTCGGAATCCTCGCCGCGCTTCTCCAGCGACGGCCGTTCGCTGCAGTTCCGCATGGGCATCAATTGGTTCGTCTACAACCTCGCCAGCGGCGCGACGGCGCCCGCCGCGACGCTGCGCTTCGCCGACGACCCGCAGGCCAAGAAGCACAATGACCTGGAGCGTGACCAGCTTGCCCTGTTCAAGTCGCTGCGCGAGAACAAGGCGGACAAGGACGCCCAGCGCACGCGCGACGACGAACTGATCGCCGCCGATGCCGGTCGCGCACCCAAGCCGATCTATCTGGGCGAAAGCGGCGAACCGGCCGACACCGAACTGTCGCCCGACGGTCGCTGGATGCTGGTGGTCACCAAGCCCAAGGGCTCCAAGGGCGGCAAGCGTCCCGAGATCACCCACTACGTCACCGAATCGGGCTATGCCGAGCAGCAGGAAACGCGCAGCTACGTGGGTCGCGACGATCCCGCGCCGCAGTCGCTGGTGCTGGTGGACCTGAAGGCCGCGACGTTCTATCCGCTGAAGACCGACGGCCTGCCAGGCATCAAGGACGATCCGCTCAAGGACATCCGCGCCAAGACCATCGCCGCGCTGCAGAAGGACGGCAAGGACGACGAAGCCAAGGCGCTGAAGGCGCCGGACCTGCGCGCGGTGCGCATCGTTTCCAACGCCGATGACGGCGGTGGCGGCGGCATCGCATGGAGCGACGACGGCCAGAACGTCGCCATCCAGCTGCGCGCCATCGACAACAAGGATCGCTGGATCGCCAGCGTCGACTTCGACAAGCACGCGCTGGTGCCGCAGCACCGTCTCACCGACCACGCGTGGATCAACTGGAACTTCAACGATTTCGGCTGGCTCAAGGACGGCCGCACGCTGTGGTATCTCAGCGAAGAGACCGGCTACTCGCAGCTCTACACCAAGTCGCTCGCCGGCAAGGCGAAGGCGCTCACCAGCGGCAAGTTCGAAGTGAGCCATCCGGTGCTCAGCGAAGACGGCCAGTGGTTCTACGTGCGCACCAACCAGGTGGCGCCGTACAGCTACGACGTCTACCGCGTACCGGCAGCCGGCGGCGAGCTCGCCCGCGTGACGCAGTACCAGGGCATGGACGACTTCGCGCTGTCGCCGGATGGCCGCAAGCTCGCCGTGCTGCATTCCTCGCCCTACGTGCTGGCGCAGCTCGCCGTGCAGGACGCCGCCGGCGGCACGCCGCGCGAACTCACCAACACCATGAAGCCGGAGTTCACCGCGCATCAATGGCTGCAGCCGCAGATCGTGCCGGTGGCGTCCTCGCATGGCGCGGGAACCATCTGGGCGAAGTACTACGGCCCGAGCGATGCCGGCACGACTGCCTCGCGTCCGGCGGTGATCTTCGTGCACGGTGCGGGCTATCTGCAGAACGTCACGCTGTCGTACTCCAACTACTTCCGCGAACAGATGTTCCACAACCTGCTGGTGCAGCAGGGCTACGTGGTGCTGGACATAGACTACCGCGCCTCCGAAGGCTATGGCCGCGACTGGCGCACGGCGATCTATCGCCAGATGGGTCATCCGGAACTGGAAGACCTGCTCGACGGCAAGGCGTGGCTGGTGAAGAACCGTGGCGTCGATCCCAGGCGCGTGGGCATCTACGGCGGCAGCTACGGCGGCTTCATGACGCTGATGGCCCTGCTGCGTGCACCGGGCGAATTCGCGGCGGGTTCCGCGCTGCGTCCGGTCACCGACTGGACCAGCTACAACCACGAATACACCTCCAACATCCTCAACGATCCCCAGCTCGATCCCGAGGCCTACGCGGCCAGCTCGCCGATCATGTATGCCGACAAGCTGCAGGATCCGCTGCTGATGCAGCACGGCCTGATCGACGACAACGTGGTGGCCAGCGACACCGTGCGCATGTATCAGCGCTTCATCGAGCTGCACAAGAACAACTTCTGGATGTCGCTGTATCCGATGGAGCGCCACGGCTTCGTGCATCCGGATTCGTGGCATGACGAGTACCGTCGTATCGATGAGTTGTTCAATACGTATGTGAAGCCGGTGAAGCAGTAA
- a CDS encoding AraC family transcriptional regulator yields the protein MGHVSEKDEDQFHALIERTDGPSLIAYWTEGEVSSEYDEGTREYGWHTHARGQLYCVESGLVHVRTAKGSWLLPPHRAGWMPPGVEHTVTLSGRMSGWGVFVTPPECGCLPAEPCVIGVTELMRALVRRASSWVWATELDESQERITAVLMEEICRAQREPLHLPMPLDRRALRIAVALIERPEDNRSLEEWATWAGLSPRSLSRLFRSETALSFAQWRQLARLSRGLERLADGEAVSAVADALGYASVSAFVAMFRRSFGQPPARYFAAQAAV from the coding sequence ATGGGTCATGTCTCCGAGAAGGACGAAGACCAGTTCCACGCGTTGATCGAACGCACCGACGGTCCTTCGCTGATCGCCTACTGGACCGAAGGCGAAGTCTCCAGCGAGTACGACGAAGGCACCCGCGAGTACGGATGGCACACCCATGCGCGCGGGCAGCTCTACTGCGTCGAAAGCGGCCTGGTACATGTGCGCACCGCAAAGGGCTCCTGGCTGCTGCCTCCCCACCGCGCCGGCTGGATGCCACCGGGCGTCGAGCACACCGTGACCCTCAGCGGCCGCATGAGTGGCTGGGGCGTGTTCGTGACCCCGCCCGAATGCGGCTGCCTGCCCGCCGAACCGTGCGTCATCGGGGTCACCGAACTCATGCGCGCGCTGGTGCGCCGCGCCAGTTCGTGGGTGTGGGCGACCGAACTGGACGAAAGCCAGGAACGCATCACCGCCGTATTGATGGAAGAAATCTGCCGCGCGCAACGCGAACCGCTGCACCTGCCGATGCCGCTCGATCGCCGCGCGTTGCGCATCGCGGTCGCCTTGATCGAACGCCCCGAGGACAACCGCAGCCTGGAGGAATGGGCCACCTGGGCAGGCCTTTCGCCACGCAGCCTGAGCCGCCTTTTCCGCAGCGAAACGGCGCTGAGCTTCGCGCAATGGCGGCAGTTGGCGAGATTGTCGCGAGGCTTGGAACGGTTGGCCGATGGCGAGGCGGTCTCCGCGGTAGCGGATGCGCTGGGCTATGCCAGCGTCAGCGCGTTCGTGGCGATGTTCCGCAGGAGCTTCGGGCAGCCGCCGGCGCGGTATTTTGCGGCGCAGGCGGCGGTGTAG
- a CDS encoding MarR family winged helix-turn-helix transcriptional regulator, with translation MEAELQASGVDLRFTQFLILKRLALMGPMSASELARSVELDGGAMTRQLDQLEGRGLLRRQPHEQDRRALRIELTPLGRTTWEQMTPCNDRVLKAAQKALDATEREQLRDYLERVLTALRDKN, from the coding sequence ATGGAAGCCGAACTGCAGGCTTCCGGTGTGGATCTGCGCTTCACCCAGTTCCTCATCCTCAAGCGCCTGGCCCTGATGGGCCCGATGTCGGCGAGTGAGCTGGCCCGGTCGGTGGAGCTCGATGGCGGTGCCATGACGCGCCAGCTCGACCAGCTGGAAGGCCGCGGCCTGTTGCGCCGTCAGCCGCACGAACAGGACCGGCGCGCGCTGCGCATCGAACTGACGCCGCTGGGACGCACGACCTGGGAGCAGATGACGCCTTGCAACGACCGCGTGCTGAAGGCGGCGCAAAAGGCCCTGGATGCCACGGAGCGCGAGCAGTTGCGTGACTACCTGGAGCGCGTCTTGACGGCGCTCCGCGACAAGAACTGA
- a CDS encoding lipid A 3-O-deacylase, with protein sequence MRSLVLRSAAALALMGVSAVAFAGPRIEVEGGRSYSDGYWTTTAFVEAVFNEHRIGDSRFSWAPDVSVGYIDGRSVARYGNKVSDNIWLAAGGARFRMGGEGDWYHHLFWTAQVAAQTGRTLALSSAGEFVNSVGWQGDHWSFQVRHISNAGLDGSNRGETMALVGLAFNL encoded by the coding sequence ATGCGATCCCTCGTATTACGCAGCGCTGCTGCGCTTGCCCTGATGGGCGTTTCCGCCGTCGCCTTCGCTGGTCCCCGCATCGAAGTCGAGGGCGGCCGCAGCTATTCGGACGGTTACTGGACGACAACCGCCTTCGTCGAGGCCGTATTCAACGAACACCGCATCGGCGACAGCCGGTTCAGCTGGGCCCCCGATGTGTCGGTCGGCTACATCGACGGGCGCAGCGTCGCCCGTTATGGCAACAAGGTCTCCGACAACATCTGGCTGGCCGCGGGCGGCGCCCGCTTCCGGATGGGCGGCGAAGGCGACTGGTACCACCACCTGTTCTGGACGGCGCAGGTCGCGGCACAGACCGGCCGCACGCTCGCCCTGAGCAGCGCCGGCGAGTTCGTCAATTCGGTAGGCTGGCAGGGCGATCACTGGAGCTTCCAGGTTCGCCACATTTCCAATGCCGGCCTGGATGGCTCCAACCGCGGCGAGACGATGGCGCTGGTCGGCCTGGCCTTCAATCTCTGA
- a CDS encoding DUF2239 family protein → MAQKNERACIAFDGHRRIASGTLAQVALAAKHAVDRGAAGPVLIFDNGTGRQVDVDFRGSDAEVVARLPATEEAEAPVARGPGRPKLGVVAREVTLLPRHWDWLSEQAGGASATLRRLVEEARRTNGGCDRHRQAGEALDRFMLAMAGDLPHYEEASRAFWRKERERFSELTDAWPADVREHVRHLANRTWDDAPVDA, encoded by the coding sequence ATGGCTCAGAAGAACGAGCGGGCTTGCATCGCTTTTGATGGCCACCGCCGGATCGCTTCCGGCACCCTCGCCCAAGTGGCGCTGGCGGCCAAGCACGCGGTCGATCGCGGTGCGGCTGGCCCCGTGCTCATTTTCGACAATGGCACCGGTCGGCAGGTCGATGTGGACTTCCGCGGCAGCGACGCCGAGGTGGTCGCGCGCCTGCCGGCAACGGAAGAAGCCGAAGCGCCAGTTGCGCGTGGTCCAGGCCGGCCCAAACTGGGCGTGGTCGCGCGCGAGGTCACCCTGCTGCCACGGCACTGGGACTGGCTCTCCGAGCAAGCCGGCGGCGCATCGGCGACACTGCGTCGTCTGGTGGAGGAAGCGCGCCGCACCAACGGTGGGTGCGACCGTCATCGCCAGGCGGGCGAAGCGCTCGACCGCTTCATGCTCGCCATGGCGGGCGATCTGCCCCACTACGAAGAAGCGTCGCGCGCGTTCTGGCGCAAGGAACGCGAGCGCTTCAGCGAGCTGACGGATGCATGGCCGGCGGATGTGCGCGAGCATGTGCGCCATCTGGCCAACCGGACCTGGGATGACGCGCCGGTCGACGCATGA
- a CDS encoding MATE family efflux transporter, protein MSSLAARQPMLTEGPIARTLLTFALPILGSTVLQSLNGSVNAMWIGHYLGEAALTAVSNANLILFLLLGAVFGLSMACTILIGQSLGARNMLEAKRVVGTGVTFFVSVSVLVAIGGYFATPWMLAALNTPVDAQAFAVPYLRIIFVAVPSMYFYNFLMMTLRGAGDSRTPFLFMGLSVLLDIVFNPLLIFGVGPFPKLGIAGSATSTLIAQTVALFALLATLYVRKHFLRLTRAELGFLKPNLEILRALVFKGLPMGLQMIVISTSAMIMIHMVNSYGSKTTAAYGAATQLWTYVQMPAMAIGAAVSSMAAQNVGARLWDRVSRITRVGVLYNFVLSGALIAVIYVFNHGALNLFLPNDAEALTLAQHLNGIAVWSFMFFGVTFVLFGVVRSTGAVLPPLVILFISMWLIRPPFALALAPSLGADSIWWSFPLGSLASMLMAMGYYKWGGWRRAHMLSKPIETPEDKAAAAGQQAPTTGQGVPASAD, encoded by the coding sequence ATGTCATCCCTTGCCGCCAGGCAACCCATGCTCACCGAAGGCCCGATCGCCCGGACCCTGCTGACGTTCGCGCTGCCCATCCTGGGCAGCACCGTGCTGCAGTCGCTCAACGGTTCGGTCAACGCGATGTGGATCGGCCACTATCTCGGCGAAGCCGCGCTCACCGCGGTGAGCAACGCCAACCTGATCCTGTTCCTGCTGCTGGGCGCGGTGTTCGGCCTGAGCATGGCCTGCACCATCCTGATCGGCCAGAGCCTGGGCGCGCGCAACATGCTGGAGGCCAAGCGCGTGGTCGGCACCGGCGTGACCTTCTTCGTGTCGGTGTCGGTGCTGGTCGCCATCGGCGGCTATTTCGCCACGCCGTGGATGCTGGCCGCGCTCAACACGCCGGTGGATGCGCAGGCCTTTGCCGTGCCGTACCTGCGCATCATCTTCGTGGCCGTGCCGTCGATGTACTTCTACAACTTCCTGATGATGACGCTGCGCGGCGCGGGCGATTCGCGCACGCCGTTCCTCTTCATGGGCCTGTCGGTGCTGCTGGACATCGTGTTCAACCCGCTGCTGATCTTCGGCGTGGGCCCCTTCCCCAAGCTCGGCATCGCCGGCTCCGCCACGTCCACGCTGATCGCGCAGACGGTGGCGCTGTTCGCCCTGCTCGCCACGCTGTACGTGCGCAAGCACTTCCTGCGGCTGACGCGTGCGGAGCTGGGCTTCCTCAAGCCGAACCTGGAGATCCTGCGCGCCCTGGTCTTCAAGGGACTGCCGATGGGCCTGCAGATGATCGTGATCTCCACCTCGGCGATGATCATGATCCACATGGTCAACAGCTACGGTTCCAAGACCACCGCTGCCTACGGTGCGGCGACGCAGCTGTGGACCTACGTGCAGATGCCGGCCATGGCGATCGGCGCGGCGGTCTCGTCGATGGCGGCGCAGAACGTGGGTGCGCGGCTGTGGGATCGCGTCAGCCGCATCACCCGCGTGGGCGTGCTCTACAACTTCGTGCTCAGCGGCGCGCTGATCGCGGTGATCTATGTGTTCAACCACGGCGCGCTGAACCTGTTCCTGCCCAACGATGCCGAGGCGCTGACGCTGGCACAGCATCTCAACGGCATCGCGGTGTGGTCCTTCATGTTCTTCGGCGTCACCTTCGTGCTGTTCGGCGTGGTGCGCTCCACCGGCGCGGTGCTGCCGCCGCTGGTGATCCTGTTCATCTCGATGTGGCTGATTCGCCCGCCGTTCGCACTGGCGCTGGCGCCCTCGCTGGGCGCCGACTCGATCTGGTGGAGTTTTCCGCTGGGCTCGCTCGCCTCGATGCTGATGGCGATGGGCTACTACAAATGGGGCGGCTGGCGCCGTGCGCACATGCTGTCCAAGCCCATCGAAACGCCCGAGGACAAGGCCGCCGCGGCCGGCCAGCAGGCACCGACCACCGGCCAGGGCGTGCCCGCTTCGGCGGACTGA
- a CDS encoding DHA2 family efflux MFS transporter permease subunit — MSSEFRPPNLALTTVGLSLATFMQVLDTTIANVSLPTIAGNLGVSVNQSTWVITSFAVSMAISLPLTGFLTRRFGEVKMFIWSTLLFSIASFLCGIAQSMPMLILFRAIQGAVAGPMYPVTQSLLISIYPPAKRGMALALLAMVTVVAPIAGPILGGWITDNYSWPWIFFINVPIGIFASMVVGNQMRGRVDKIMRPKMDYVGLITLIVGVGALQIVLDKGNDEDWFNSSFIIITSIVSAVALAVFLIWELTDDEPIVNLRLLRHHNFRTGTIALVLAYAAFFAIGLLVPQWLQRNMGYTSTWAGFAAAPLGILPVMLTFIVGKYANRTDMRLLASCAFLVMGATCFMRSDFFLQVDFWHIAGVQLFQGLGVALFFMPVTTILLSDLQPQEIAAGGGLATFLRTLGASFSASLTTFLWDHRAIVHHAHLSEHITPYDSSAQATLQSAGVTGQAGNALLDQMITQQGYQISFNEVFHMLGWVFFSLILVVWLARPPFSAKAGPGADH, encoded by the coding sequence ATGAGCAGTGAATTTCGTCCACCCAATCTGGCGCTGACCACCGTCGGCCTCTCGTTGGCGACCTTCATGCAGGTGCTCGACACGACGATCGCCAACGTGTCGTTGCCGACGATCGCCGGCAACCTGGGCGTGAGCGTCAACCAGAGCACCTGGGTGATCACCTCCTTCGCCGTGAGCATGGCCATCTCGCTGCCGCTCACTGGCTTCCTCACGCGCCGCTTCGGCGAAGTGAAGATGTTCATCTGGTCGACGCTGCTGTTCTCGATCGCTTCGTTCCTGTGCGGCATCGCGCAGAGCATGCCGATGCTGATCCTGTTCCGCGCGATCCAGGGCGCGGTGGCCGGCCCGATGTATCCAGTGACGCAGAGCCTGCTGATCTCGATCTATCCACCCGCCAAGCGAGGCATGGCGCTCGCGCTGCTGGCGATGGTGACCGTGGTGGCGCCGATCGCCGGACCGATCCTCGGCGGCTGGATCACCGACAACTATTCGTGGCCGTGGATCTTCTTCATCAACGTGCCGATCGGCATCTTCGCCAGCATGGTGGTGGGCAACCAGATGCGCGGGCGCGTCGACAAGATCATGCGGCCGAAGATGGATTACGTGGGCCTGATCACGCTGATCGTGGGCGTGGGCGCGCTGCAGATCGTGCTGGACAAGGGCAACGACGAGGACTGGTTCAACTCCAGCTTCATCATCATCACCAGCATCGTGTCGGCGGTGGCGCTGGCGGTGTTCCTGATCTGGGAGCTCACCGACGACGAGCCCATCGTCAACCTGCGCCTGCTGCGCCATCACAATTTCCGCACGGGCACCATCGCGCTGGTGCTGGCCTATGCCGCGTTCTTCGCCATCGGCCTGCTGGTGCCGCAGTGGCTGCAGCGGAACATGGGCTACACCTCGACGTGGGCCGGCTTCGCGGCGGCGCCGCTGGGCATCCTGCCGGTGATGCTCACCTTCATCGTGGGCAAGTACGCCAACCGCACCGACATGCGACTGCTGGCGTCGTGCGCATTCCTGGTGATGGGCGCCACCTGCTTCATGCGCTCGGACTTCTTCCTGCAGGTGGATTTCTGGCACATCGCCGGCGTGCAGTTGTTCCAGGGCCTGGGCGTGGCGCTGTTCTTCATGCCGGTCACGACCATCCTGCTGTCGGACCTGCAGCCGCAGGAGATCGCCGCGGGCGGTGGTCTCGCGACCTTCCTGCGTACGCTGGGCGCGAGCTTTTCCGCCTCGCTCACCACCTTCCTGTGGGATCACCGCGCGATCGTGCACCATGCGCACCTGAGCGAGCACATCACGCCGTACGACAGCTCGGCCCAGGCTACGCTGCAGTCGGCGGGCGTCACGGGGCAGGCCGGCAATGCGCTGCTCGACCAGATGATCACGCAGCAGGGTTACCAGATCTCGTTCAACGAGGTATTCCACATGTTGGGCTGGGTATTCTTCAGCCTGATCCTGGTGGTGTGGCTGGCACGTCCCCCGTTCAGTGCCAAGGCCGGGCCGGGCGCCGATCACTGA
- a CDS encoding efflux transporter outer membrane subunit, with protein sequence MRLQILAAATGLSLALAGCVSSGGLHPEGTLTDASTLKSDRSLSGATLSPAAWPANDWWTGLGDPQLSALIGEALKDNPTLAVADARARQAQAEAGAADAERGPSVNAGANVVGQRLPLTAAPPELGGGHFTWFKDARVGLSWGLDLWGGKRAAWEAAVGQQHAAEIEQQAARIELSTNVARAYVQLAYAYAQQDVAKAEHDRATTARQLTQQRVAAGVDNQLQLKQSETEVANADQRLAAASRAIDAARSSLSVLLGKGPDRGMDITRPQALEPAALAVPADLPTELLGHRADLVAARWRVESAGKQIKVAKTEFMPNVSISAMAGVAAFGSINPLQLPARFYTFGPSLSLPIFDGGRLRSNLAGKDAQYDEAVAQYNQTLVRAVNEVADDYDAVQSAQEQVAAQQRAVDAATQAWQLSEQRYKAGVGSYLESLIVRQQLLGAQQRMADLKAQQVDYAVQLIQALGGGFRPQGDAANVAVQSSPEHSL encoded by the coding sequence ATGCGTCTGCAAATCCTTGCGGCAGCCACCGGCCTTTCCCTCGCGCTGGCGGGTTGTGTCAGCAGCGGTGGCCTCCACCCGGAAGGCACGCTGACCGATGCGTCCACGCTCAAGAGCGATCGCAGCCTGTCCGGCGCCACGCTTTCCCCCGCGGCCTGGCCCGCCAATGATTGGTGGACCGGCCTGGGCGACCCCCAGCTCAGCGCCCTGATCGGCGAAGCGCTGAAGGACAACCCCACCCTCGCCGTGGCCGACGCCCGTGCCCGCCAGGCGCAGGCCGAGGCCGGTGCGGCTGACGCGGAGCGTGGCCCGAGCGTCAATGCCGGCGCCAACGTGGTCGGCCAGCGCCTGCCGCTGACGGCTGCACCGCCGGAACTGGGCGGTGGCCACTTCACCTGGTTCAAGGACGCCCGCGTCGGCCTCAGCTGGGGCCTGGACCTGTGGGGCGGCAAGCGCGCCGCGTGGGAAGCCGCGGTCGGCCAGCAGCATGCCGCCGAGATCGAGCAACAGGCCGCGCGCATCGAACTCTCCACCAATGTCGCCCGCGCCTACGTGCAGCTCGCCTACGCCTACGCCCAGCAGGACGTGGCCAAGGCCGAGCATGATCGCGCCACCACCGCCCGCCAGCTCACCCAGCAGCGCGTGGCTGCCGGCGTCGACAACCAGCTGCAGCTGAAGCAGAGCGAGACCGAGGTGGCGAATGCCGACCAGCGTCTCGCCGCGGCCAGCCGCGCCATCGATGCGGCGCGTTCGTCGCTGTCGGTGCTGCTTGGCAAGGGCCCGGATCGCGGCATGGACATCACCCGCCCGCAGGCGCTGGAGCCGGCCGCGCTGGCGGTGCCCGCGGACCTGCCGACCGAACTGCTCGGCCATCGCGCCGACCTGGTCGCCGCGCGCTGGCGCGTGGAATCGGCCGGCAAGCAGATCAAGGTCGCCAAGACCGAGTTCATGCCGAACGTCAGCATCAGCGCGATGGCCGGCGTGGCCGCGTTCGGCAGCATCAATCCGCTGCAGTTGCCGGCGCGCTTCTACACCTTTGGCCCGTCGCTGAGCCTGCCGATCTTCGATGGCGGCCGCCTGCGTTCCAACCTCGCCGGCAAGGACGCGCAGTACGACGAAGCCGTGGCCCAGTACAACCAGACGCTGGTGCGCGCGGTGAACGAAGTGGCCGACGACTACGACGCCGTGCAGTCCGCGCAGGAGCAGGTCGCCGCGCAGCAGCGCGCGGTGGATGCCGCCACGCAGGCGTGGCAGTTGTCCGAGCAGCGCTACAAGGCGGGCGTGGGCAGCTATCTCGAATCGCTGATCGTGCGCCAGCAGCTGCTCGGTGCGCAGCAGCGCATGGCCGACCTCAAGGCGCAGCAGGTCGACTACGCCGTGCAATTGATCCAGGCGCTCGGCGGCGGCTTCCGTCCGCAGGGCGATGCGGCCAACGTCGCCGTCCAATCTTCCCCCGAACACTCGCTCTGA
- a CDS encoding efflux RND transporter periplasmic adaptor subunit produces MSSPTPNAADNVAVQPPKNRRGFLLRALVVVLVLAGLGWGLWYFLEGRWYEETDDAYINGNVVQITPQVPGSVVTIGADDGDLVHAGDVLVKLDPADAEVALQQARANLASTVRKVRGLYSNVSGAQAEVAVRKVAVDKAQADYNRRRDLAKTGAISAEELSHALDALTSAQSGLTTAQQQLQTNKVLVDDTVVASHPDVQTAAARLRAAYLDDVRTSIVAPVDGYVAKRSVQLGQRVAPGTPLMAVVPLHEVWIDANFKETQLSSMRIGQPVEIRADVYGGKVSYKGKVESLGVGTGSAFSLLPAQNATGNWIKIVQRVPVRVFFTDAKQLEEHPLRIGLSTKVEVNLHDQSGPLLAKQAPAQPAFTTDVYKQQLAKADGMIAEIIHANMAGESHEKQ; encoded by the coding sequence ATGTCTAGCCCAACCCCGAACGCGGCCGACAACGTGGCCGTCCAACCTCCCAAGAACCGCCGTGGTTTCCTGCTGCGTGCGCTGGTCGTGGTGCTGGTGCTCGCCGGCCTCGGCTGGGGCCTGTGGTACTTCCTCGAAGGCCGCTGGTACGAAGAGACTGACGACGCCTACATCAATGGCAACGTCGTGCAGATCACCCCGCAGGTGCCGGGCTCCGTGGTCACCATCGGCGCCGATGACGGCGACCTGGTGCATGCCGGCGACGTGCTGGTGAAGCTCGACCCGGCCGATGCCGAGGTCGCGCTGCAGCAGGCCCGCGCCAACCTCGCCAGCACGGTGCGCAAAGTGCGCGGCCTGTACAGCAACGTGAGCGGCGCGCAGGCCGAAGTGGCCGTGCGCAAGGTGGCCGTGGATAAGGCGCAGGCCGACTACAACCGTCGCCGTGACCTCGCCAAGACCGGCGCCATCTCCGCCGAAGAGCTGTCGCACGCCCTCGACGCGCTGACCAGCGCGCAGAGCGGCCTCACCACCGCGCAGCAGCAGCTGCAGACCAACAAGGTGCTGGTGGACGACACCGTCGTCGCCTCGCATCCGGACGTCCAGACGGCCGCCGCCCGCCTGCGTGCCGCCTACCTCGACGACGTGCGTACCTCGATCGTCGCACCGGTGGACGGCTACGTCGCCAAGCGCTCGGTGCAGCTGGGCCAGCGCGTCGCGCCGGGCACGCCGCTGATGGCCGTGGTGCCGCTGCATGAGGTGTGGATCGACGCCAACTTCAAGGAAACCCAGCTCTCCAGCATGCGCATCGGCCAGCCGGTGGAAATCCGCGCCGACGTGTACGGCGGCAAGGTCTCCTACAAGGGCAAGGTCGAGAGCCTGGGCGTGGGCACGGGCAGCGCGTTCTCGCTGCTGCCGGCGCAGAACGCCACCGGCAACTGGATCAAGATCGTACAGCGCGTGCCGGTGCGCGTGTTCTTCACCGACGCCAAGCAGCTGGAAGAACATCCGCTGCGCATTGGTCTCTCGACCAAGGTGGAAGTGAACCTGCACGACCAGAGCGGCCCGCTGCTCGCCAAGCAGGCGCCCGCCCAGCCGGCCTTCACCACCGACGTCTACAAGCAGCAGCTGGCCAAGGCCGACGGCATGATCGCCGAGATCATCCACGCCAACATGGCTGGCGAGAGCCACGAGAAGCAGTAA